A stretch of Pseudoclavibacter chungangensis DNA encodes these proteins:
- a CDS encoding VOC family protein, with amino-acid sequence MTDPGSLRTGEVTWLDLTSTDPQRSEAFYAELFGWRFESGPIDGYRIATRDGLVLAGLVAAEPGDPLDAWTVYLRADDLVRTYRTATDLGGTPYAAPTAIGDHAAGSVLADPTGAVFALLRPGTFRGLGEVGLPGYPAWFELHSTDATTSIRFHERVFGLETDAVADEPGFRYSTMRDAEGETVFGVVDLEGLVPAGTGSSWAVYFGSADVEADVARAIDLGGRAVLEPVDTPHGRVATLVDPCGAAFNLMRVDE; translated from the coding sequence ATGACCGATCCCGGGAGTCTTCGCACCGGCGAGGTGACGTGGCTCGATCTCACGAGCACCGATCCGCAGCGCTCGGAGGCCTTCTACGCCGAACTGTTCGGTTGGCGCTTCGAGTCGGGGCCCATCGACGGGTACCGCATCGCGACGCGTGACGGTCTCGTGCTCGCGGGTCTCGTCGCCGCCGAGCCGGGCGATCCGCTCGATGCCTGGACGGTCTACCTGCGGGCGGACGATCTCGTCCGGACGTATCGCACCGCGACGGATCTCGGGGGAACGCCGTACGCGGCGCCCACCGCGATCGGTGACCACGCCGCGGGATCCGTGCTCGCCGACCCGACCGGGGCGGTGTTCGCGCTGCTCCGCCCCGGCACGTTCCGTGGCCTCGGCGAGGTCGGGCTCCCGGGGTACCCCGCATGGTTCGAGTTGCACTCGACGGATGCCACGACCTCGATCCGCTTCCACGAACGGGTGTTCGGCCTCGAGACGGACGCCGTCGCGGACGAACCGGGGTTCCGCTACTCGACGATGCGGGATGCGGAGGGCGAGACGGTGTTCGGTGTCGTCGACCTCGAGGGCCTCGTCCCGGCGGGCACCGGTTCCTCGTGGGCCGTCTACTTCGGTTCCGCCGATGTCGAGGCCGACGTGGCTCGTGCGATCGACCTCGGCGGCCGCGCCGTGCTCGAGCCCGTCGACACGCCGCACGGACGGGTCGCGACGCTCGTCGACCCGTGCGGCGCCGCGTTCAACCTCATGCGCGTCGACGAGTGA
- a CDS encoding thioredoxin family protein produces the protein MTTIDITPETFDETVRSEGITLIDFWASWCGPCLQFAPVYAEASERHPEVTFAKLDTQAHNAFSGALEIRSIPTVWAFRDGILLFQQPGVLPGAALDQLIDAIEKLDMAEIRREIADREANAVDDSSGEPAAQ, from the coding sequence ATGACGACGATCGACATCACGCCCGAGACCTTCGACGAGACGGTCCGGTCCGAGGGGATCACCCTCATCGACTTCTGGGCCTCGTGGTGCGGACCGTGCCTCCAATTCGCGCCCGTGTACGCGGAGGCGTCGGAGCGCCACCCCGAGGTGACGTTCGCGAAGCTCGACACGCAGGCGCACAACGCGTTCTCGGGCGCCCTCGAGATCCGCTCGATTCCGACGGTCTGGGCATTCCGGGACGGCATCCTGCTGTTCCAGCAGCCCGGCGTTCTGCCAGGCGCCGCGCTCGATCAGCTCATCGACGCGATCGAGAAACTCGACATGGCGGAAATCCGGCGCGAGATCGCCGACCGCGAGGCGAACGCCGTGGACGACTCCTCAGGGGAGCCCGCCGCCCAGTAG
- a CDS encoding PRC-barrel domain-containing protein, producing MTADDRNAPSWPPSDGSDGGPGGSDGSATGYGDAPSYGDAPAYDDAPSYGDAPSYGDAPAYGDAPGYDDAPSYGEAPSYGDAPSYGDAGGAGYGDDASDGAGYTHTSLIDAQDANAPTEYPAEGGGLTDDDPVAAEAAAELVAQQERLAERESRLTQLFTATIIGTGDERIGKVGQVYLDDQTQEPNWVTAKTGLFGTKEFFIPLDEAHLDGNRIVVPYTKTEVTSAPVTEIDQNLSPAEEDALYEHYRVPKRLGGVGDDVQGAPFTDGALDDDPIPLAKETLDAPASDDVPTYGDAPAYGDAGAADTGHDVPPWEDDSALGSDVPWSQDQGSGEANPFRRPDDTY from the coding sequence ATGACCGCAGACGACAGGAACGCCCCGAGCTGGCCTCCGTCGGACGGATCCGACGGCGGTCCGGGTGGCTCCGACGGCTCCGCCACGGGATACGGTGATGCGCCCTCCTACGGTGACGCACCCGCCTACGACGACGCACCGTCATACGGAGACGCACCGTCCTACGGAGACGCACCCGCGTACGGTGACGCACCCGGCTACGACGACGCACCTTCCTACGGCGAGGCTCCCTCGTACGGCGATGCACCGTCCTACGGCGACGCGGGAGGTGCCGGCTACGGAGACGACGCCTCGGACGGAGCCGGCTACACGCACACCTCGCTCATCGACGCCCAGGACGCGAACGCGCCGACCGAGTACCCCGCGGAGGGCGGCGGTCTCACGGACGACGATCCGGTCGCCGCGGAGGCAGCGGCCGAGCTCGTCGCCCAGCAGGAGCGACTGGCCGAACGCGAGTCACGACTGACGCAACTGTTCACCGCGACGATCATCGGGACCGGTGACGAGCGGATCGGCAAGGTCGGGCAGGTGTACCTCGACGACCAGACGCAGGAACCGAACTGGGTGACGGCCAAGACGGGACTGTTCGGCACCAAGGAGTTCTTCATCCCCCTCGACGAGGCGCACCTGGACGGCAACCGCATCGTCGTGCCGTACACGAAGACCGAGGTGACCTCGGCACCCGTGACGGAGATCGATCAGAACCTCTCCCCCGCCGAGGAGGACGCGCTCTACGAGCACTACCGTGTGCCCAAGCGACTCGGCGGCGTGGGCGACGACGTGCAGGGTGCACCGTTCACGGACGGCGCACTCGACGACGATCCCATCCCGCTCGCGAAGGAGACCCTGGACGCCCCGGCGTCCGATGACGTCCCCACGTACGGGGACGCTCCCGCCTACGGTGACGCCGGGGCGGCCGACACCGGTCACGATGTGCCGCCGTGGGAGGACGACAGCGCACTCGGCTCCGACGTTCCGTGGTCGCAGGACCAGGGCTCGGGCGAAGCGAACCCGTTCCGCCGTCCCGACGACACGTACTGA
- a CDS encoding DUF4349 domain-containing protein — MRSHRIATALTTAALAALLLGGCAAASSSDPGVAYPESAQDAGGQYAEADPGSASTTVDDRSVVTTGSMSISSSDVGAATESAATIAAELGGRIDSRSEDSTRGGWSTLTIRVPADEYENLIEKLRPLGTVQSVETDVVDVTLEQADLDARIESLRSSVTSLRAMLEKTTNVTDLLAVETQLSEREAELQSLEAQKSALDDQVSMSTLWVHISNDEIANPGPSDQPGFFGGLQAGWNTFVLVLQGLLTALGFALPGLVFLAILAGILFVLIRALVRRSRRRAATVAHPAPAGVAWNTAPTDHGDANIATTARVAPDGHDTPATPGAAGDSRGAAPATPHTDDEKSPSPSPSAGPEDGTGGGPTAPPRDEHGPGVR; from the coding sequence ATGCGCTCACATCGAATCGCGACGGCCCTCACGACGGCCGCGCTCGCCGCCCTCCTCCTCGGTGGCTGTGCCGCCGCCTCGAGTTCCGACCCGGGTGTCGCCTACCCCGAGTCCGCCCAGGACGCCGGTGGGCAGTACGCCGAGGCCGATCCCGGTTCGGCGTCCACGACCGTCGATGACCGCAGCGTCGTCACGACGGGAAGCATGAGCATCTCGTCGAGCGACGTGGGCGCGGCCACCGAGTCGGCCGCGACGATCGCCGCGGAGCTCGGCGGCCGCATCGACTCCCGCTCCGAGGACTCGACCCGGGGTGGGTGGTCGACGCTCACGATCCGCGTGCCCGCCGACGAGTACGAGAACCTCATCGAGAAGCTGCGGCCCCTCGGAACGGTCCAGAGCGTCGAGACGGATGTCGTCGACGTGACGCTCGAGCAGGCCGACCTCGACGCTCGCATCGAATCCCTCCGCTCGTCCGTCACGAGCCTGCGGGCCATGCTGGAGAAGACGACGAACGTGACGGATCTCCTCGCCGTCGAGACGCAGCTCTCCGAGCGGGAGGCCGAGCTGCAGTCGCTCGAAGCGCAGAAGTCGGCACTCGACGACCAGGTCTCGATGTCGACGCTCTGGGTCCACATCTCGAACGACGAGATCGCGAATCCGGGCCCGAGCGATCAGCCCGGGTTCTTCGGCGGACTGCAGGCGGGGTGGAACACGTTCGTCCTCGTCCTCCAAGGGCTCCTCACCGCGCTCGGGTTCGCACTCCCGGGCCTCGTCTTCCTCGCGATCCTCGCCGGCATCCTGTTCGTGCTCATCCGTGCGCTCGTGCGCCGGTCCCGTCGCCGGGCGGCGACGGTCGCCCACCCCGCGCCCGCCGGCGTCGCCTGGAACACCGCTCCCACCGATCACGGCGACGCGAACATCGCGACCACCGCTCGCGTCGCGCCCGACGGACACGACACCCCCGCGACGCCCGGCGCGGCCGGCGACAGCCGGGGCGCCGCCCCCGCGACACCCCATACCGACGATGAGAAGTCGCCATCGCCATCGCCGTCGGCGGGCCCGGAGGACGGCACCGGCGGCGGACCGACGGCGCCGCCCCGGGACGAGCACGGTCCGGGAGTCCGGTGA
- a CDS encoding aldo/keto reductase, with translation MTHPDAAERAARVPRIPLNDGHEIPQLGLGVYKIDDATTSEVVRTAIDLGYRHIDTAALYENERGVGDGIRASGIDRDELFVTTKVWHDRQGFDETLRAFDESLGRLGLDAVDLYLIHWPAPSLDLYVDTWHALERLRDEGRARSIGVSNFKAHHLDRLAAESSTVPAVNQIELHPNLPQAETRAYDAAHGIVTEAWSPLARGTLLENPVLARIAERHGVTPAQVVLRWHLDDGTVVIPKSANPHRLAANLDVFDFSLDDEDRAAIASLDNGHRTGKDPDLFP, from the coding sequence ATGACGCATCCCGACGCCGCCGAGCGCGCGGCACGTGTGCCCCGCATCCCACTCAACGACGGCCACGAGATCCCACAGCTCGGCCTCGGCGTGTACAAGATCGACGATGCGACTACGAGCGAGGTCGTCCGGACGGCGATCGATCTCGGCTACCGGCACATCGACACGGCCGCGCTGTACGAGAACGAGCGCGGCGTGGGCGACGGGATCCGCGCCTCCGGCATCGACCGGGACGAGCTGTTCGTCACGACGAAGGTGTGGCACGACCGCCAGGGCTTCGACGAGACGCTGCGCGCCTTCGACGAATCACTCGGCCGCCTCGGGCTCGATGCGGTCGACCTCTACCTCATCCACTGGCCGGCCCCGTCGCTCGACCTCTACGTGGACACGTGGCACGCCCTCGAACGGCTGCGCGACGAGGGCCGCGCGCGGTCGATCGGGGTGTCGAACTTCAAGGCCCACCACCTCGATCGCCTCGCGGCCGAGTCCTCGACGGTGCCCGCCGTGAACCAGATCGAGCTGCACCCCAACCTCCCCCAGGCCGAGACGCGCGCGTACGACGCCGCGCACGGCATCGTCACGGAGGCGTGGTCGCCGCTCGCCCGCGGCACGCTCCTCGAGAATCCCGTCCTCGCGCGCATCGCGGAGCGGCACGGCGTCACTCCGGCGCAGGTGGTGTTGCGCTGGCACCTCGACGACGGCACCGTCGTCATCCCGAAGTCGGCGAACCCGCACCGACTCGCCGCGAATCTCGACGTCTTCGACTTCTCGCTCGACGACGAGGACCGCGCCGCGATCGCGTCGCTCGACAACGGGCACCGGACGGGCAAGGACCCCGACCTCTTCCCCTGA
- the nrdH gene encoding glutaredoxin-like protein NrdH, protein MARIAVYSKPSCVQCTATYRALDKQGIEYDVFDVSVDEQALATVKELGYLQAPVVVTESDHWSGFRPDKINALVASFA, encoded by the coding sequence ATGGCCCGCATCGCCGTTTACAGCAAGCCGTCCTGCGTTCAGTGCACCGCGACGTACCGAGCGCTCGACAAGCAGGGCATCGAGTACGACGTGTTCGACGTCTCCGTCGACGAGCAGGCGCTCGCCACGGTCAAGGAGCTCGGGTACCTGCAGGCGCCCGTGGTCGTGACCGAGAGCGACCACTGGTCGGGCTTCCGCCCCGACAAGATCAACGCGCTCGTCGCGAGCTTCGCGTAG
- the nrdI gene encoding class Ib ribonucleoside-diphosphate reductase assembly flavoprotein NrdI gives MAQLIYFSSVSGNTRRFIDKLGREARRIPLMTADETILADEPYVLVVPTYGDGHGNNAVPKQVVKFLNVPHNRDLLRGVIGAGNTNFGTTYGLAADVIAAKCRVPTLYRFELFGTPEDVEAVNSGLDSFWQHTPLSTPRP, from the coding sequence ATGGCGCAGCTCATCTACTTCTCGAGCGTCTCCGGCAACACCCGACGATTCATCGACAAGCTCGGGCGCGAGGCGCGACGCATCCCGCTCATGACCGCCGACGAGACCATCCTCGCCGACGAACCGTACGTGCTCGTCGTCCCGACGTACGGCGACGGGCACGGCAACAACGCCGTCCCGAAACAGGTCGTGAAGTTCCTCAACGTGCCCCACAACCGTGACCTCCTCCGCGGGGTCATCGGTGCGGGGAACACGAACTTCGGCACCACCTACGGCCTCGCGGCCGACGTCATCGCGGCCAAGTGCCGCGTCCCAACGCTCTACCGCTTCGAACTCTTCGGCACGCCGGAGGACGTCGAGGCCGTGAACTCCGGATTGGATTCGTTTTGGCAGCACACACCTCTCTCGACGCCCCGACCGTGA
- the nrdE gene encoding class 1b ribonucleoside-diphosphate reductase subunit alpha, which produces MDFHALNAMLNLYSADGKIQFDKDREAAREYFLQHVNQNTVFFHDLEERLKYLVDNDYYEAATLERYSFEFIRELRDRAFKAKFRFPTFLGAFKFYTSYALKTFDGQRYLERFEDRVLMVALGLARGDEHLATALVDEMIAGRFQPATPTFLNTGKKQRGELVSCFLLRIEDNMESIGRSINSALQLSKRGGGVAFSLSNIREHGAPIKQIQNQSSGIIPVMKLLEDSFSYANQLGARQGAGAVYLQAHHPDILRFLDTKRENADEKIRIKTLSLGVVIPDITFELARRDEDMYLFSPYDVERVYGVPFGDISVSEKYQEMVDDSRIRKTKIGARAFFQTLAEIQFESGYPYILFEDTANRANPIEGRINMSNLCSEILQVNSPTTYSEDLGYDHIGNDISCNLGSMNIAMTMDGPDFGRSIETAIRGLTAVSDMSDIQSVPSIAKGNAGSHAIGLGQMNLHGYLGRERIHYGSDEGLDFTNIYFYSVLYHAIRASNLIARERGHSFEGFEASTYASGEFFDKYTEREWAPRTERVRELFAGIHIPTRDDWQALKADVQEFGMYNRNLQAVPPTGSISYINHSTSSIHPIASKIEIRKEGKIGRVYYPAPFLDNDNLEYFQDAYEIGYEKIIDTYAEATQHVDQGLSLTLFFKDTATTRDINKAQIYAWRKGIKTIYYIRLRQMALEGTEVEGCVSCML; this is translated from the coding sequence ATGGACTTCCACGCCCTCAACGCCATGCTGAACCTCTACTCGGCCGACGGGAAGATCCAGTTCGACAAGGACCGTGAGGCGGCCCGCGAGTACTTCCTCCAGCACGTCAACCAGAACACGGTCTTCTTCCACGACCTCGAGGAGCGGCTGAAGTACCTCGTCGACAACGACTACTACGAGGCCGCGACGCTCGAGCGCTACTCGTTCGAGTTCATCCGCGAGCTGCGCGACCGGGCGTTCAAGGCGAAGTTCCGCTTCCCGACGTTCCTCGGCGCGTTCAAGTTCTACACCTCGTACGCGCTCAAGACGTTCGACGGCCAGCGCTACCTCGAGCGCTTCGAGGACCGCGTGCTCATGGTCGCGCTCGGCCTCGCGCGCGGCGACGAGCACCTCGCGACGGCACTCGTCGACGAGATGATCGCCGGCCGGTTCCAGCCCGCGACGCCGACCTTCCTCAACACGGGCAAGAAGCAGCGCGGCGAGCTCGTGAGCTGCTTCCTGCTGCGCATCGAGGACAACATGGAGTCGATCGGTCGCTCGATCAACTCCGCGCTGCAGCTCTCGAAGCGCGGCGGCGGTGTGGCCTTCAGCCTCTCGAACATCCGCGAGCACGGCGCACCGATCAAGCAGATCCAGAACCAGTCGTCGGGCATCATCCCCGTCATGAAGCTCCTCGAGGACAGCTTCTCCTACGCGAACCAGCTCGGTGCGCGGCAGGGTGCCGGGGCCGTCTACCTGCAGGCGCACCACCCCGACATCCTCCGCTTCCTCGACACGAAGCGCGAGAACGCCGACGAGAAGATCCGCATCAAGACGCTCTCGCTCGGCGTCGTGATCCCCGACATCACGTTCGAGCTCGCTCGCCGCGACGAGGACATGTACCTCTTCTCGCCCTACGACGTGGAGCGCGTGTACGGCGTGCCGTTCGGCGACATCTCGGTCTCCGAGAAGTACCAGGAGATGGTCGACGACTCGCGCATCCGCAAGACGAAGATCGGTGCGCGCGCGTTCTTCCAGACGCTCGCCGAGATCCAGTTCGAGTCGGGCTATCCGTACATCCTCTTCGAGGACACGGCGAACCGTGCGAACCCCATCGAGGGCCGCATCAACATGTCGAACCTGTGCTCGGAGATCCTGCAGGTCAACTCTCCGACGACCTACAGCGAGGACCTGGGCTACGACCACATCGGCAACGACATCTCCTGCAACCTCGGGTCGATGAACATCGCCATGACCATGGACGGCCCCGACTTCGGCCGCTCGATCGAGACCGCGATTCGCGGCCTCACGGCCGTGAGCGACATGTCGGACATCCAGTCGGTGCCCTCGATCGCGAAGGGCAACGCGGGGTCGCACGCGATCGGCCTCGGGCAGATGAACCTGCACGGCTACCTCGGACGCGAGCGCATCCACTACGGCTCAGACGAGGGCCTCGACTTCACGAACATCTACTTCTACTCGGTGCTGTACCACGCGATCCGCGCGTCGAACCTCATCGCGCGCGAGCGCGGTCACTCGTTCGAGGGCTTCGAGGCCTCGACGTACGCGTCGGGCGAGTTCTTCGACAAGTACACCGAGCGCGAGTGGGCACCCCGGACGGAGCGCGTGCGCGAGCTGTTCGCGGGCATCCACATCCCCACGCGGGACGACTGGCAGGCGCTCAAGGCCGACGTGCAGGAGTTCGGCATGTACAACCGCAACCTGCAGGCCGTCCCGCCGACGGGGTCGATCTCGTACATCAACCACTCGACCTCGTCGATCCACCCGATCGCGTCGAAGATCGAGATCCGCAAGGAGGGGAAGATCGGCCGCGTCTACTACCCGGCGCCCTTCCTCGACAACGACAACCTCGAGTACTTCCAGGACGCGTACGAGATCGGCTACGAGAAGATCATCGACACCTACGCCGAGGCGACGCAGCACGTCGACCAGGGGCTCTCGCTGACCCTGTTCTTCAAGGACACGGCCACGACGCGCGACATCAACAAGGCGCAGATCTACGCGTGGCGGAAGGGGATCAAGACGATCTACTACATCCGCCTGCGCCAGATGGCGCTCGAGGGCACCGAGGTCGAGGGCTGCGTGAGCTGCATGCTCTGA
- a CDS encoding VOC family protein: protein MLRVGSIVIRVEDLDRQVTFWTAALDDVPRERGDPGFVVLRPREGAGPNVSLDVARSERTIPPRIHLDLYTDEQDAEVARLVALGAREVAWAAMPADADFRILEDPEGNRFCVVDTSC from the coding sequence ATGCTGCGAGTGGGATCGATCGTCATCCGCGTCGAGGACCTCGACCGCCAGGTGACGTTCTGGACGGCCGCGCTCGACGACGTCCCCCGCGAGCGGGGTGATCCGGGATTCGTCGTGCTCCGTCCCCGCGAGGGGGCCGGGCCGAACGTCTCCCTCGATGTGGCGCGCTCCGAGCGCACGATCCCGCCCCGCATCCACCTCGACCTGTACACGGACGAGCAGGACGCCGAGGTGGCGCGGCTCGTCGCGCTCGGTGCGCGCGAGGTCGCGTGGGCGGCGATGCCGGCCGATGCGGACTTCCGCATCCTGGAGGACCCCGAGGGCAACCGGTTCTGCGTCGTCGACACGAGCTGCTGA
- a CDS encoding APC family permease: MSKAPRVHLGNITDTGHIHVGKGLNTGALGVVGSTVIGLASTAPLYSLAATLGWVILAVGPQAPVAFIAACIPMVFAAFAYQELNREMPDCGTTFVWGTKAFGPVIGWIGGWAVAVSAIMVLANVAEISGRYLWYLVGNDDFAENTAIVVATGVVFIALMTFISTIGVQIGERLQMVLMIIQYVALAAFGTLALIGAMNGTSESAVAFDWQWFNPAALDSWSGFIEAVLLCLFIYWGWDTCLALNEETKNPRTTPGRSALATIVVLIVTYLGVSVAVMMFAGFGDTGIGLTNEANLDDVFTVLRDALFGPWGWFLILAMLVSAASSTQTTILPTARGTLSMAVYRALPAKFASVHPRFKTPWFSTTVMGIAAIVYYVVMSMISESVLADSLTSMGLAVALYYAITSFACVWYFRGQLFDSARNFFLQGLLPLLGGLMLAYAFIQSAIDMISTDYSETVLLGVGGAFVIGIGAILFGFVLMGIWWLRPGSKPFFRGESLNRDTPVLVPDEG, encoded by the coding sequence ATGAGCAAGGCGCCGCGCGTTCACCTCGGCAACATCACGGACACCGGCCACATCCACGTGGGCAAGGGTCTCAACACCGGCGCGCTCGGCGTCGTCGGTTCGACGGTCATCGGCCTCGCGTCGACGGCCCCGCTGTACTCCCTCGCCGCGACGCTCGGCTGGGTCATCCTCGCGGTCGGGCCACAGGCCCCGGTCGCGTTCATCGCCGCGTGCATCCCCATGGTGTTCGCGGCGTTCGCGTACCAGGAGCTCAATCGGGAGATGCCCGATTGCGGCACCACGTTCGTGTGGGGCACGAAGGCCTTCGGCCCGGTCATCGGCTGGATCGGCGGGTGGGCCGTCGCCGTCTCGGCCATCATGGTGCTCGCGAACGTCGCCGAGATCTCGGGCCGCTACCTCTGGTACCTCGTCGGCAACGACGACTTCGCGGAGAACACGGCGATCGTCGTCGCGACCGGCGTCGTGTTCATCGCACTCATGACGTTCATCTCCACCATCGGCGTGCAGATCGGTGAGCGTCTGCAGATGGTCCTCATGATCATCCAGTACGTCGCGCTCGCCGCGTTCGGCACCCTCGCGCTCATCGGCGCGATGAACGGCACGTCGGAGAGCGCCGTGGCGTTCGACTGGCAGTGGTTCAACCCGGCCGCACTCGACTCGTGGTCGGGCTTCATCGAGGCCGTCCTGCTGTGCCTGTTCATCTACTGGGGCTGGGACACGTGCCTCGCGCTCAACGAGGAGACGAAGAACCCGCGCACGACGCCGGGACGCTCGGCGCTCGCGACGATCGTCGTCCTCATCGTCACGTACCTCGGCGTCTCGGTCGCCGTCATGATGTTCGCCGGCTTCGGCGACACGGGGATCGGTCTCACGAACGAGGCGAACCTCGACGACGTGTTCACCGTGCTGCGCGACGCGCTGTTCGGGCCGTGGGGCTGGTTCCTCATCCTGGCGATGCTCGTGTCGGCCGCGTCGTCGACGCAGACGACGATCCTCCCGACCGCGCGCGGCACGCTCTCGATGGCCGTGTACCGGGCGCTGCCCGCGAAGTTCGCCTCGGTGCACCCCCGCTTCAAGACCCCGTGGTTCTCGACGACCGTCATGGGGATCGCGGCGATCGTCTACTACGTCGTGATGTCGATGATCTCGGAGAGCGTGCTCGCCGACTCGCTCACGTCCATGGGGCTCGCGGTCGCGCTGTACTACGCGATCACGTCGTTCGCGTGCGTCTGGTACTTCCGCGGGCAACTGTTCGACAGCGCGCGCAACTTCTTCCTGCAGGGCCTCCTGCCGCTCCTGGGCGGCCTCATGCTCGCCTACGCTTTCATCCAGTCGGCGATCGATATGATCAGCACCGACTACTCCGAGACCGTGCTGCTCGGGGTCGGCGGGGCGTTCGTGATCGGTATCGGCGCGATCCTCTTCGGATTCGTGCTCATGGGCATCTGGTGGCTGCGTCCCGGCTCGAAGCCCTTCTTCCGCGGCGAGAGCCTCAACCGCGACACCCCGGTGCTCGTGCCCGACGAGGGCTGA
- a CDS encoding TetR/AcrR family transcriptional regulator, protein MATSRSRHGEILAAFRRLVLEHGDRGATLDAVARAAGVSKGGLIYHFPTREALVTGLCDRFAELVDEDLVEMTTPGRSPTEWYLRTSADYLSELEQTMAALVRLAPTDEGSVRPALRRGRARWYECILAELGDEQLARTVVLLGDGIAYNAELDGQSGAPRPFVDRASIEALLRMVRALGLVRGI, encoded by the coding sequence GTGGCCACCTCCCGCAGCAGGCACGGCGAGATCCTCGCCGCGTTCCGGCGACTCGTGCTCGAACACGGAGACCGGGGCGCGACGCTCGATGCGGTCGCGCGCGCCGCAGGCGTCTCCAAGGGCGGCCTCATCTACCACTTCCCCACGCGGGAAGCGCTCGTCACGGGACTGTGCGATCGGTTCGCGGAGCTCGTCGACGAGGACCTCGTCGAGATGACGACACCCGGGCGTTCCCCCACCGAGTGGTACCTGCGCACGAGCGCCGACTACCTCTCCGAGCTCGAACAGACGATGGCGGCACTCGTGCGCCTCGCCCCGACCGACGAGGGCAGCGTGCGCCCCGCGCTCCGACGAGGGCGGGCGCGCTGGTACGAGTGCATCCTGGCGGAGCTCGGTGACGAGCAACTCGCGCGCACCGTCGTCCTGCTCGGCGACGGGATCGCCTACAACGCCGAGCTCGACGGGCAGAGCGGGGCACCGCGCCCCTTCGTCGACCGAGCCTCGATCGAGGCGCTCCTGCGCATGGTGCGCGCACTCGGGCTCGTTCGCGGAATCTGA